In Bacillus pumilus, the sequence CAACGCCATATCGTTTCTATCGGCTGTTTGCTGTATTTATAAACATTTTTTAAGGAATTTTTAAGTTGACGTTTAGAAATATGTCAAAACAAGCACTTTGCTAGTTTCATAGTTCTATTCTACATGACAAATTTTTCTGTATCAAATGACTTTTTACTTAATTGGCTGTTTTTTCTCCTCAAATGAAAAAAGCATCCTTCCCAATGAAGAATGCAGCGATTCGTTTTTATTTTCTTATTTCCGGATCTTTCACGGTGAGCGGATAAAGCACTCCTTCTTTAGCAAACGACATCTTTCCCGTTTCTTCTGATACAACGAGAACCAGTGCGTCGGTCATCCCAGAAAGACCGATGGCCGCCCTGTGTCTTGTGCCAAGAGAAGGACTGACTTTTTTTGAGGTGAGCGGCAGCACATTTGCAGCGGAAACGAGTGTATTTTCTTTCACTAAAAGAGCACCATCATGAAGTGGATTTCCCGGATAGAAAATGCTTTCTATTAATGATGCACTAATTTTCGCATGGAGGTTTGTGCCTCTTTGGATAAAATCCTCGACTTCATCCCTCCTTTGAATCACAATAAGCGCTCCGTGCTTTTGTTTAGATAAATGCTCAATCGCTAACGAAAATTGAGCAAATCCAGGCGTGAATTCCTCCATATATGATTGTAAATAAAACGAGGAAGCCTCTGCATGCATTTCATTAAACTGATCATGCAATGATTCGAGGTCACAAAGAAGACATTGTTCCGTCTCATCAAGTGAATCGGCAATTTTCCTTGCATCCATCATGATTTGCATCAAATGTGATTTCATTTCTAATTTAAACATCGCTTCTTCGTTTGTGCGATTTAACATCTTGACCATTTCCCTCCTTCTTTGGCTTGTGTCATAAAATAACAAATTGTGCACATTCTATTTGTATGGAGGTGAACTCAATATGACCATTCAGAAAGTCATTCAATATGCTTGCAGCATTTTAGGTGTTGTCAGTCTTTCTTTTATTTATGCCCAAATGTTTAAAAAAACGAAGCCATCAAAGAAAAATAATCCGACGGAGAATTGATTTTTTTACATAGCATGATATAATTCCTCTCGTTATTTCTGTTCAGAGAGGAACTGATGATGAGAGAAACAAATAGCATTCGAACAAAGTTGACACAATTTCTAACCATTTTGATCCCGATTTTAATCACACAAGCGGGTCTTTCGCTTATTACGTTTTTAGACACGGTGATGTCTGGAAAGGTGAGCGCAGAAGACCTTGCGGGTGTCGCGATCGGTTCCAGCATTTGGACACCTGTTTATACAGGGCTTGCCGGTATATTAATGGCCGTTACTCCGATTGTGGCCCAGCTGATGGGTGCAGACCAAAAACAAGACGTTCCTCGGGCTGTCTTTCAGGCCATCTATTTATCCTTTCTTTTAAGTGTCGTTGTGATCGTCATTGGAACGATTAGCGTCCCTTTCATATTAGGAGGACTTGGTCTTGACCCATCCGTTGAGGATATTGCCCGGCATTTTCTCAGCTTTCTTGCTTTTGGGATCATCCCGCTGTTTGGTTATTCAGTGCTGAGGTCATTTATTGATGCATTAGGGAAAACACGTGTGACGATGTTTGTTACGTTAACAGCACTTCCTATTAACTTTGTTTTAAATTATTTATTGATATTTGGGAATTTTGGCTTGCCAAAGCTAGGCGGTGCAGGGGCTGGCCTTGCATCTGCGATGACGTATTGGGCCATTTTCATCATGAGCATTTGTATTGTCATCAAGGCAGAACCATTTGCCTCATTTCGTTTGTTTCAAAAACTGCCTCGGTTCAACATCTCCCGTATGGGGCAAATACTGAAAATCGGTATCCCTATTGGGTTTGCGATCTTTTTTGAAACGAGCATTTTCGCAGCTGTCACGCTTTTAATGGGTCACTTTGATACCGTGACGATCGCCAGTCACCAAGCAGCAATGAACTTTGCTTCTATCTTATACATTTTACCGCTTAGTATTTCAATGGCTTTAACGATCGTCGTTGGCTTTGAAGCCGGTGCCATGCGGTATAAAGACGCACAAATCTACAGCTATATTGGAATTGGAACTGCTGTTTTATTCTCATTATGTACGGCAGCACTCATTTTGTTATTTAGACCAGAGATCGCAGGTTTATATACAACTGACTCGGCTGTTTTACAGCTGACACAGCACTTTTTGATTTACGCAATCTTTTTCCAGTTGTCAGATGCGATCGCTGCACCGATTCAAGGGGCTCTTCGCGGCTATAAAGATGTGAACTATACACTCATTGCAGCTTTTTTCTCTTACTGGGTCATCGGGCTTCCTGCCGGCTACCTGATTGGCACATATACCTCATTTGGGGCGTTCGGCTATTGGATCGGTCTCATTGCAGGGCTTGCCGCTGGTGCAATCGTCCTCTTTATCCGTCTCAGGTTGATTGAAAAACGACTGATTCAACTTAAACATGCACCCAATCATTAAATACGACACAAAAAAGCAGCTGATCCTTGTCAGCTGCCTTTTTCATTAGTCATTCCATTGATACGTCCAGAAAATTTCTTCATCCAACCATTTTTGGACGACTGGTTCTTTGTT encodes:
- the cdaS gene encoding sporulation-specific diadenylate cyclase CdaS; this translates as MLNRTNEEAMFKLEMKSHLMQIMMDARKIADSLDETEQCLLCDLESLHDQFNEMHAEASSFYLQSYMEEFTPGFAQFSLAIEHLSKQKHGALIVIQRRDEVEDFIQRGTNLHAKISASLIESIFYPGNPLHDGALLVKENTLVSAANVLPLTSKKVSPSLGTRHRAAIGLSGMTDALVLVVSEETGKMSFAKEGVLYPLTVKDPEIRK
- a CDS encoding MATE family efflux transporter — encoded protein: MRETNSIRTKLTQFLTILIPILITQAGLSLITFLDTVMSGKVSAEDLAGVAIGSSIWTPVYTGLAGILMAVTPIVAQLMGADQKQDVPRAVFQAIYLSFLLSVVVIVIGTISVPFILGGLGLDPSVEDIARHFLSFLAFGIIPLFGYSVLRSFIDALGKTRVTMFVTLTALPINFVLNYLLIFGNFGLPKLGGAGAGLASAMTYWAIFIMSICIVIKAEPFASFRLFQKLPRFNISRMGQILKIGIPIGFAIFFETSIFAAVTLLMGHFDTVTIASHQAAMNFASILYILPLSISMALTIVVGFEAGAMRYKDAQIYSYIGIGTAVLFSLCTAALILLFRPEIAGLYTTDSAVLQLTQHFLIYAIFFQLSDAIAAPIQGALRGYKDVNYTLIAAFFSYWVIGLPAGYLIGTYTSFGAFGYWIGLIAGLAAGAIVLFIRLRLIEKRLIQLKHAPNH